In Arvicanthis niloticus isolate mArvNil1 chromosome 4, mArvNil1.pat.X, whole genome shotgun sequence, a single window of DNA contains:
- the Bdh2 gene encoding dehydrogenase/reductase SDR family member 6 isoform X1: protein MSLDCTAGSTMGRLEGKVIVLTAAAQGIGRASALAFAREGAKVVATDINVSKLQELESYPGIKTRVLDVTKKRQIDQFASEIEKIDVLFNVAGFVHHGTILDCEEKDWDFSMNLNVRSMYLMIKAFLPKMLAQKSGNIINMSSVASSIKGVENRCVYSATKAAVIGLTKSVAADFIQQGIRCNCVCPGTVDTPSLQERIQARDDPKEALKVFLNRQKTGRFASAEEVALLCVYLASDESAYVTGNPVIIDGGWSL from the exons ATGTCTTTGGATTGCACTGCAGGATCCACCATGGGCCGACTGGAAGGGAAAGTTATCGTCCTGACAGCTGCCGCTCAAGGAATTGGCCGGGCGTCTGCATTA GCTTTTGCAAGAGAAGGAGCCAAAGTCGTAGCCACAGATATCAATGTGTCCAAACTCCAGGAGCTGGAAAGTTACCCAG GTATTAAAACTCGAGTCCTTGATGTCACAAAGAAGAGACAAATTGATCAGTTCGCCTCAGAAATCGAGAAAATTGATGTTCTCTTTAACGTGGCTGg TTTTGTCCACCACGGAACTATCCTGGATTGCGAGGAAAAAGACTGGGACTTCTCAATGAATCTCAATGTCCGCAGCATGTACCTGATGATCAAGGCCTTCCTTCCCAAA ATGCTTGCTCAGAAATCTGGCAACATTATCAACATGTCTTCTGTGGCTTCCAGCATCAAAG GGGTGGAGAACAGATGTGTGTACAGTGCGACCAAGGCAGCTGTGATCGGCCTCACCAAGTCCGTGGCTGCAGACTTCATCCAGCAGGGTATCCGGTGCAACTGTGTGTGCCCAG GAACGGTTGACACCCCATCTCTGCAAGAAAGAATACAAGCCAGAGACGACCCCAAAGAG GCACTGAAAGTTTTCCTAAACAGACAAAAGACGGGAAGGTTTGCGTCCGCGGAAGAGGTCGCCCTGCTCTGCGTATACTTGGCCTCGGACGAG TCAGCCTACGTAACTGGCAACCCTGTCATCATCGATGGAGGCTGGAGTCTGTGA
- the Bdh2 gene encoding dehydrogenase/reductase SDR family member 6 isoform X2: protein MGRLEGKVIVLTAAAQGIGRASALAFAREGAKVVATDINVSKLQELESYPGIKTRVLDVTKKRQIDQFASEIEKIDVLFNVAGFVHHGTILDCEEKDWDFSMNLNVRSMYLMIKAFLPKMLAQKSGNIINMSSVASSIKGVENRCVYSATKAAVIGLTKSVAADFIQQGIRCNCVCPGTVDTPSLQERIQARDDPKEALKVFLNRQKTGRFASAEEVALLCVYLASDESAYVTGNPVIIDGGWSL from the exons ATGGGCCGACTGGAAGGGAAAGTTATCGTCCTGACAGCTGCCGCTCAAGGAATTGGCCGGGCGTCTGCATTA GCTTTTGCAAGAGAAGGAGCCAAAGTCGTAGCCACAGATATCAATGTGTCCAAACTCCAGGAGCTGGAAAGTTACCCAG GTATTAAAACTCGAGTCCTTGATGTCACAAAGAAGAGACAAATTGATCAGTTCGCCTCAGAAATCGAGAAAATTGATGTTCTCTTTAACGTGGCTGg TTTTGTCCACCACGGAACTATCCTGGATTGCGAGGAAAAAGACTGGGACTTCTCAATGAATCTCAATGTCCGCAGCATGTACCTGATGATCAAGGCCTTCCTTCCCAAA ATGCTTGCTCAGAAATCTGGCAACATTATCAACATGTCTTCTGTGGCTTCCAGCATCAAAG GGGTGGAGAACAGATGTGTGTACAGTGCGACCAAGGCAGCTGTGATCGGCCTCACCAAGTCCGTGGCTGCAGACTTCATCCAGCAGGGTATCCGGTGCAACTGTGTGTGCCCAG GAACGGTTGACACCCCATCTCTGCAAGAAAGAATACAAGCCAGAGACGACCCCAAAGAG GCACTGAAAGTTTTCCTAAACAGACAAAAGACGGGAAGGTTTGCGTCCGCGGAAGAGGTCGCCCTGCTCTGCGTATACTTGGCCTCGGACGAG TCAGCCTACGTAACTGGCAACCCTGTCATCATCGATGGAGGCTGGAGTCTGTGA